A portion of the Triplophysa rosa unplaced genomic scaffold, Trosa_1v2 scaffold368_ERROPOS126171, whole genome shotgun sequence genome contains these proteins:
- the LOC130550599 gene encoding calcium-independent phospholipase A2-gamma-like, translating to MHVELSSDDVFRRTKNLKRKIIGNKKAPCQKNEQTKQNISIPTTTSAAGVHNNNESSSWEEGCLHFAGHINRYFRAKVADTVEESPRSRIQASQTEAQMLKSSVFLDRPLLERAQDSTSPPQPKSPGLFHMSSLTTRFGENYTYMANHINRYFKGSAAAEEEELDRGLPERTGTLEKPVSFFESLLKPSTIPSLVGSCLGMGSNSISDQTTTDTKIQETMLYKRALGRRKAEDMTKVLLNSLQDAIVPSSITSCVEELNAHLIKYPACKAVVWQEKAALQLLRRRRIFWMNKQLQEAIKETLALIGYVDPVKGCGIRVLSIDGGGTKGLVPLQVLKQLEAQTGKQVHQLFDYICGVSTGAVLAFMLGLVRISLDDCEEMYHRFGSDVFRQNPLVGTMKMGWTHSYYNTETWEMILREKMGEEILIKTARDGLSPKVSAVSAVVNWGKSPKAFIFRNYNHAPGILSRYAGGSGYRLWQAVRASSAAPGYFQEFSLHGDIHQDGGLIVNNPCALAVHESRLLWPNQPFQCVLSLGTGRYDNTRRGPATSTSLRAKISNLICSATDTEGVHTLLDDLLSPNVYFRFNPMLSLDVTLDESRPGVLQQMREDTQLYLDRNQPKLERLCKVLMTERTAIWKTRDWISEKVWELQHRWA from the exons atgcatgtGGAGCTGTCATCAGACGATGTGTTCAGAAGAACTAAAAACCTAAAGAGAAAAATTATAGGTAATAAAAAAGCTCCTTGTCAGAAAAatgagcaaacaaaacaaaacataagcaTCCCAACAACAACATCGGCAGCAGGGGTTCATAATAACAATGAATCTAGTTCCTGGGAGGAAGGATGTCTTCACTTTGCCGGTCACATCAACAGATATTTTAGGGCAAAAGTAGCAGATACTGTTGAGGAGTCGCCACGTAGTCGAATTCAAGCTTCACAAACAGAAGCTCAGATGCTGAAATCTTCAGTGTTTTTGGACAGACCTCTTCTAGAAAGAGCCCAGGACTCAACGTCACCACCTCAGCCCAAATCCCCAGGCTTGTTTCACATGAGCAGCCTCACAACACGCTTCGGGGAAAATTACACATACATGGCCAACCACATCAACCGGTACTTCAAAGGATCTGCAGCAGCAGAGGAGGAAGAGTTGGACCGAGGTTTACCCGAACGCACAGGGACTCTGGAGAAACCTGTGTCCTTTTTTGAGAGTCTATTGAAACCGTCAACTATACCAAGTCTTGTGGGCAGTTGTCTGGGAATGGGCTCCAACAGCATTAGTGACCAGACTACAACTGATACCAAGATCCAAGAGACCATGCTGTATAAAAga GCTTTAGGTAGAAGGAAAGCAGAAGACATGACTAAAGTCCTTCTAAATAGCCTCCAGGATGCTATTGTGCCCTCATCCATCACTTCCTGTGTGGAGGAACTGAATGCTCATCTCATTAAGTACCCAGCATGCAAAGCTGTAGTCTGGCAG GAAAAAGCAGCACTGCAACTTCTTAGGAGGCGGCGGATTTTTTGGATGAATAAGCAACTTCAAGAAGCCATTAAAGAAACTCTGGCTCTGATTGGCTATGTAGATCCAGTCAAAGGTTGTGGGATCAGGGTGCTGTCCATTGATGGAGGCGGCACCAA AGGTTTAGTTCCACTTCAGGTGTTAAAACAACTGGAGGCTCAAACAGGGAAACAAGTTCATCAGCTTTTTGACTATATTTGTGGAGTCAGCACAG GAGCTGTTCTGGCGTTCATGTTGGGTCTGGTTCGCATCTCTTTGGATGACTGTGAAGAGATGTATCATCGTTTTGGGTCAGATGTTTTTAGACAAAATCCACTCGTTGGTACTATGAAAATGGGCTGGACGCACTCTTACTACAACACAGAAACATGGGAGATGATCTTGAG GGAGAAAATGGGAGAGGAGATTTTGATTAAAACAGCCAGAGATGGACTGAGCCCAAAG GTCTCTGCTGTAAGTGCAGTAGTGAACTGGGGGAAAAGTCCAAAAGCATTTATCTTCCGAAACTATAACCATGCACCAGGGATATTGAGTCGCTATGCTGGAGGATCAGGGTACCGGCTGTGGCAGGCTGTCCGGGCTTCATCTGCTGCTCCAGGCTATTTCCAAGAGTTCTCTCTTCATGGAGACATACACCAG GATGGTGGTCTTATCGTCAATAACCCCTGTGCTCTGGCTGTCCATGAAAGCCGACTGCTGTGGCCCAATCAGCCCTTCCAGTGTGTGCTGTCATTAGGAACCGGTCGCTATGACAACACCAGAAGAGGGCCTGCAACATCCACAAGTCTGAGGGCCAAAATCAGCAACCTGATTTGCAGTGCCACTGATACTGAAG GTGTACACACTCTTTTGGATGACCTCTTATCACCAAACGTGTATTTCCGCTTTAACCCAATGCTGAGTTTGGACGTGACACTGGATGAAAGCAGACCCGGAGTCCTTCAGCAGATGAGGGAGGACACACAGCTTTATTTGGACCGGAACCAACCCAAACTGGAGCGCTTATGCAAAGTGCTGATGACGGAGCGTACAGCCATCTGGAAAACCCGGGACTGGATCAGTGAGAAAGTGTGGGAGCTGCAGCATCGCTGGGCCTGA